The following proteins are co-located in the Citrobacter freundii ATCC 8090 = MTCC 1658 = NBRC 12681 genome:
- the ansA gene encoding asparaginase produces the protein MQKKSIYVAYTGGTIGMQRSEQGYIPVSGHLQRQLALMPEFHRPEMPDFTIHEYAPLMDSSDMTPEDWQHIAEDIKAHYDDYDGFVILHGTDTMAFTASALSFMLENLGKPVIVTGSQIPLAELRSDGQINLLNALYVAANYPINEVTLFFNNRLFRGNRTTKAHADGFDAFASPNLAPLLEAGIHIRRLGTPPAPHGTGELIVHPITPQPIGVVTIYPGISADVVRNFLRQPVKALILRSYGVGNAPQNKEFLKELEDASSRGIVVVNLTQCMSGKVNMGGYATGNALAHAGVIGGADMTVEATLTKLHYLLSQGLDTQTIREAMTQNLRGELTPDD, from the coding sequence ATGCAGAAAAAATCAATTTACGTTGCCTATACCGGCGGTACCATTGGTATGCAGCGCTCAGAACAGGGTTATATTCCCGTTTCCGGTCATCTCCAGCGCCAGCTGGCATTGATGCCTGAATTCCACCGTCCGGAGATGCCAGACTTCACCATCCACGAATACGCCCCGCTGATGGATTCCTCCGATATGACGCCGGAAGACTGGCAGCATATTGCGGAAGACATTAAAGCGCACTACGACGATTACGATGGTTTTGTCATTCTGCACGGCACAGACACCATGGCGTTTACGGCTTCGGCACTCTCTTTTATGCTGGAGAATCTGGGCAAGCCGGTCATTGTGACAGGGTCACAAATCCCATTAGCAGAACTACGTTCTGACGGACAAATCAATTTGCTGAATGCGTTGTACGTTGCAGCAAATTACCCGATCAATGAAGTTACCCTGTTTTTCAACAATCGATTGTTTCGCGGCAACCGGACCACTAAAGCGCATGCTGATGGTTTTGACGCGTTTGCCTCACCCAACCTTGCACCACTGCTGGAAGCCGGGATCCACATTCGTCGGCTGGGAACTCCGCCCGCACCTCACGGTACAGGTGAGTTGATTGTGCATCCTATCACTCCGCAACCGATTGGCGTGGTCACCATTTATCCTGGGATCTCCGCTGATGTAGTACGCAACTTCCTGCGCCAACCTGTAAAAGCATTAATTTTGCGCTCCTACGGCGTGGGGAATGCGCCGCAGAATAAAGAGTTCCTGAAAGAACTTGAAGATGCGAGTTCGCGTGGCATTGTGGTGGTGAACCTTACGCAGTGTATGTCCGGCAAGGTGAACATGGGGGGCTACGCGACAGGCAATGCGCTGGCGCATGCTGGCGTGATTGGCGGCGCGGATATGACCGTCGAAGCCACACTCACCAAACTGCACTATTTGCTGAGTCAGGGACTGGATACGCAGACGATCCGTGAAGCGATGACGCAAAATCTGCGTGGTGAGCTCACGCCTGACGATTAA
- a CDS encoding NAD(P)H nitroreductase, whose protein sequence is MDALELLITRRSASRLVEPAPAGEQLQNILRAGMRAPDHKTLQPWQFYVIEGEGRERFSTVLEKGAIAAGSDEKAQEKARNAPFRAPLIITVVAKCEENDKVPLWEQEMSAGCAVMAMQMAAIAQGFGGIWRSGALTESAVVREAFDCRPQDKIVGFLYLGTPQLKASTTINLADPSAFVRYF, encoded by the coding sequence ATGGATGCACTCGAATTACTTATCACCCGTCGTAGCGCTTCTCGTCTTGTCGAGCCGGCCCCGGCCGGAGAGCAACTGCAAAACATTCTGCGGGCGGGAATGCGCGCACCGGACCATAAAACGCTGCAACCGTGGCAATTCTATGTCATTGAGGGTGAAGGGCGTGAACGCTTTAGCACCGTACTTGAGAAAGGCGCGATTGCCGCAGGTAGCGATGAGAAAGCTCAGGAAAAAGCGCGCAACGCACCGTTTCGCGCGCCGCTGATTATTACCGTGGTGGCGAAATGTGAAGAAAACGACAAGGTTCCTCTGTGGGAACAAGAAATGTCTGCCGGTTGTGCGGTGATGGCTATGCAGATGGCCGCAATTGCCCAGGGCTTTGGCGGTATCTGGCGCAGTGGTGCATTAACCGAAAGTGCGGTCGTACGTGAAGCATTCGACTGTCGCCCGCAAGATAAAATCGTCGGTTTCCTCTATCTGGGCACACCGCAGCTAAAAGCATCCACGACGATCAACCTTGCCGATCCGAGCGCATTCGTCCGTTATTTCTGA
- the sppA gene encoding signal peptide peptidase SppA, with translation MRTLWRFIAGFFKWTWRLLNFVREFVLNLFFIFLVLVGVGIWMQVSSSNTSEHAERGALLLDISGVIVDKPSSTSRLSVIGRQLFGASSDRLQENSLFDIVNTIRQAKDDRNITGIVMDLKNFAGADQPSMQYIGKALREFRDSGKPVFAVGDNFSQGQYYLASFANKIYLSPQGSVDLHGFATNGLYYKSLLDKLKVSTHVFRVGTYKSAVEPFIRDDMSPAAREADSRWIGELWQNYLDTVAANRQIPAQQVFPGAQAMLDGLTKVDGDTAKYALDNKLVDALASSAEVEKMLTKQFGWSKADKNYRAVSYYDYSLKTPADTGDSIGVIFANGAIMDGEETPGNVGGDTTAAQIREARLDPKVKAIVLRVNSPGGSVSASEVIRAELAAAKAAGKPVVVSMGGMAASGGYWISTPASYIVANPSTLTGSIGIFGVINTVENSLDSIGVHTDGVATSPLADISITKALPPEVQQMMQLSIENGYKRFITLVADARKTTPEQIDKIAQGHVWTGQDAKANGLVDSLGDFDDAVAKAAELAKLKQWHIAYYQDEPTFVDMVMDSMSGSVRAMLPDAIQAMLPPPLASAASAVKAESDKLAAFNDPQNRYAFCLTCANVR, from the coding sequence ATGCGAACCCTGTGGCGATTTATTGCCGGATTTTTTAAATGGACATGGCGATTACTTAATTTCGTCCGTGAATTTGTGCTTAACCTGTTCTTCATCTTCTTGGTGCTGGTGGGCGTGGGTATCTGGATGCAGGTCAGCAGCAGCAATACCAGTGAACACGCTGAGCGAGGCGCACTGCTGCTGGATATCTCGGGGGTGATTGTCGATAAGCCGTCGAGCACCAGTCGCTTAAGCGTTATTGGTCGTCAGCTGTTTGGTGCCAGTTCCGATCGCCTGCAGGAAAACTCCCTGTTCGATATCGTGAATACTATTCGCCAGGCAAAAGATGATCGCAACATCACCGGCATTGTGATGGATCTGAAAAATTTTGCCGGGGCCGACCAGCCTTCCATGCAGTATATCGGTAAAGCGCTGCGGGAATTCCGCGACAGCGGCAAACCGGTCTTTGCCGTAGGCGATAACTTCAGCCAGGGGCAGTACTACCTCGCCAGTTTCGCCAATAAAATTTATCTTTCTCCACAGGGTTCCGTTGATCTGCACGGCTTTGCCACCAACGGTTTGTACTACAAATCCCTGCTCGACAAGCTGAAAGTTTCCACACACGTGTTCCGTGTCGGGACTTATAAGTCTGCCGTAGAACCGTTTATCCGTGATGATATGTCTCCTGCCGCGCGTGAAGCTGACAGCCGCTGGATCGGCGAGCTGTGGCAGAACTATCTCGACACGGTTGCTGCCAATCGCCAGATCCCTGCTCAGCAGGTGTTCCCTGGCGCACAGGCCATGCTGGACGGTTTGACAAAAGTCGATGGTGATACCGCGAAATATGCGCTCGACAACAAACTGGTGGATGCACTGGCCTCCAGCGCCGAAGTCGAAAAAATGCTGACCAAACAGTTTGGTTGGAGCAAAGCGGATAAAAATTATCGCGCTGTCAGCTATTACGATTACTCACTGAAAACGCCAGCGGATACTGGAGACAGCATTGGTGTTATCTTCGCCAATGGCGCGATTATGGACGGTGAAGAAACTCCTGGGAATGTGGGCGGTGACACGACTGCCGCGCAGATCCGCGAAGCCCGTCTTGATCCGAAAGTGAAAGCAATTGTTCTGCGCGTGAACAGCCCTGGCGGCAGCGTCAGTGCCTCCGAAGTCATTCGTGCTGAGCTGGCTGCGGCAAAAGCGGCGGGTAAACCGGTTGTGGTGTCCATGGGCGGCATGGCAGCCTCCGGTGGGTACTGGATCTCCACCCCAGCAAGCTACATTGTGGCGAACCCCAGCACGCTGACCGGTTCAATCGGCATCTTTGGCGTGATCAACACCGTGGAAAACAGTCTGGATTCCATTGGCGTACACACCGACGGCGTGGCGACATCCCCACTGGCGGATATCTCCATCACCAAAGCGTTACCACCAGAAGTGCAGCAAATGATGCAACTTAGCATCGAGAACGGCTATAAGCGTTTTATCACGCTGGTCGCAGATGCGCGTAAAACAACACCTGAGCAGATTGACAAAATCGCGCAGGGCCACGTCTGGACCGGACAGGATGCAAAAGCCAACGGTCTGGTAGACAGTCTGGGTGATTTTGATGACGCCGTGGCGAAAGCGGCTGAGCTGGCCAAACTGAAACAATGGCACATTGCGTATTATCAGGACGAACCGACATTCGTTGATATGGTGATGGACAGCATGTCAGGCTCCGTTCGTGCCATGCTACCTGACGCCATTCAGGCTATGCTCCCACCACCGCTGGCCTCTGCGGCCAGTGCAGTAAAAGCCGAAAGCGATAAGCTGGCCGCATTCAACGATCCGCAAAACCGCTATGCGTTTTGCCTGACCTGCGCCAACGTTCGCTAA
- the selD gene encoding selenide, water dikinase SelD yields MSEQAIRLTQYSHGAGCGCKISPKVLETILHSEQAKFVDPNLLVGNETRDDAAVYDLGNGTSVISTTDFFMPIVDNPFDFGRIAATNAISDIFAMGGKPIMAIAILGWPLDKLAPEIAREVTEGGRFACRQAGIALAGGHSIDAPEPIFGLAVTGVVPTERVKKNSTAEAGCKLFLTKPLGIGVLTTAEKKSLLKEEHKGLATEVMCRMNIAGAAFADIDGVKAMTDVTGFGLLGHLSEMCQGAGVQAQIIYQDIPKLPGVEEYIAQGAVPGGTQRNFASYGHLMGEMPQSVRDLLCDPQTSGGLLLAVTPEAEAEVKAAAAQFGIDLTAIGELVEARGGRAMVEIR; encoded by the coding sequence ATGAGCGAGCAAGCTATTCGTTTAACGCAATACAGCCACGGAGCCGGTTGCGGTTGTAAAATTTCCCCAAAAGTGCTGGAAACCATCCTGCACAGCGAGCAGGCGAAGTTTGTTGATCCGAACTTACTGGTGGGTAATGAAACTCGCGACGACGCGGCCGTATACGATTTGGGAAACGGCACCAGCGTTATCAGCACCACCGATTTCTTTATGCCGATTGTCGATAATCCGTTTGATTTTGGCCGCATCGCCGCGACTAACGCCATCAGCGATATATTCGCTATGGGCGGCAAACCGATTATGGCAATTGCTATTCTGGGCTGGCCGCTGGATAAGCTGGCGCCGGAAATCGCCCGCGAAGTCACCGAAGGCGGACGTTTTGCCTGCCGTCAGGCGGGTATTGCGCTGGCGGGCGGCCACTCTATCGATGCCCCAGAGCCTATCTTTGGCCTTGCGGTAACCGGCGTTGTGCCGACCGAACGCGTGAAGAAAAACAGCACCGCAGAGGCAGGGTGTAAGTTATTCCTGACCAAGCCTCTGGGGATTGGCGTTCTGACGACAGCAGAGAAAAAATCACTACTGAAGGAAGAACACAAAGGACTGGCGACAGAAGTGATGTGTCGGATGAACATTGCCGGTGCGGCATTCGCCGATATCGACGGCGTGAAAGCCATGACCGACGTTACCGGTTTTGGTCTGCTGGGGCATCTGAGTGAAATGTGTCAGGGCGCAGGCGTTCAGGCGCAAATTATCTACCAGGATATTCCTAAGCTGCCTGGCGTTGAAGAATACATCGCGCAGGGTGCAGTACCCGGCGGTACCCAACGTAACTTTGCCAGCTACGGACACCTGATGGGTGAAATGCCGCAATCGGTACGCGATCTGTTGTGCGATCCGCAAACTTCCGGTGGCCTACTGCTGGCGGTAACGCCGGAAGCTGAAGCCGAAGTGAAAGCGGCAGCGGCGCAGTTCGGTATCGATCTCACCGCCATTGGTGAGTTAGTGGAAGCTCGTGGCGGTCGCGCCATGGTTGAGATTCGTTAA